The segment GCAATTCAGGAAAAGATTTCTGATATGACAGCGTATACTTACGCTTCAGAATCTTTGATATACAGACTTGCGGGGCTTCTTGATAATGCTTTGAATAAGATAGATCCATCTTTACCAAACTACTATGAAATCTATCAAAAGGAGATAGAGGAGTATGCAATTGAGTGTTCAATTTCAAAAGTATTCTGCAGTGATGTACTTGCTTTAGTTGTGGATGAGACTCTTCAGATTTTTGGTGGTTATGGTTTTTCTCAGGAGTATCCTGCGGAGAGATTCTATAGGGATGAAAGAATCAACCGAATCTTTGAAGGTACCAATGAGATAAATAGGCTTCTCATCCCAGGGATGATGCTGAGAAGAGCTATGAAAGGTGAGATACCTTTGACTCAGGAGGCTATGAAAGCTGTGAACCAGCTTATGACTCCAAGTTTTGATGAAATTGATGAATCAACTCCATACGCAAAAGAGAAATATACGTTAAATAATCTTAAAACTATTTACCTCATCCTTGCAGGCTCGGCTGTTCAGAAATATATGAACAATATCAATGAACAGCAGGAGGTATTATTATCTCTTGCGGATATAGCTATAAATATATTTGCATTTGAAAGTGCAGTGTTAAGAAGTGAAAAATACCTCAGTAAAAATAAAAATAGGAAGGCAGAGCTTATGGAAGCAGCCACTAAAGTCTTTGGATTTGAGGCGGTGGAGGCTATTTCCAAAGCAGCAAGAAAAGTTGCCTTCTTTATAGAAGAGGGTGATAATCTTAATATACTCTTAAGCGGTATAAGGAGATTTACAAAATATGATGCAACAGGTTTACTGAAATTTAAAAAAGAACTTGCTAAAGAAGCTATTGAGAAAGAAAAGTATATTTTCTAATTAGTTATAGGTTTCCGTCTCTATGGCGGAAACCTGTTTCTTAATCTATAGTTTAAAAATAAATGTATGATAAATATGGTAATAAAAAGTTTTTTGAAATTTAAGTTATATTAAAAAATGGTTGAAATGTCATACCAGTTGATATATCATATTTTAGTTCGGTTGAAATCAAAATAAGCAAAGATAAGGGGTCGATATGAATATTCATGAGCATCAGGCAAAGGAGATTTTTCGTAAGTATGGTGTACCAACACCAAAAGGTTATGTGGCCTTTAAAGCAGAAAATGCCGTAAAGATTGCACAGCAACTGGGCGGTGAAAAAGAGGTTTGGGTTATAAAAGCTCAGATTCATGCTGGTGGTAGAGGTAAGGCTGGTGGTGTGAAAATTGCAAGATCTACGGAAGAAGTTGGTTTAATTGCGAAATCACTTTTGGGTAAAACACTTGTTACTCATCAAACTGGGCCAGAAGGGAAGGTGGTACGCAGAATTTATATAGAAGAAGGGCTGGATATTGAAAAAGAGTTTTATTTAAGTATCCTTCTGGATAGAGCAAAGGAGATGCCTGTTATTATTGCTTCATCTGAAGGTGGTATGGAGATAGAAGAGGTGGCTGCTAAATCTCCTGAAAAGATCGTTAGGATACATCTGGATCCTTTGATAGGATTTCAACCTTTTCATGCCAGAAAACTTGCTTTTGCATTGAATTTACCGAGAGAGGAAGTAAATAGGTTTGTTAATTTTGTGCAGGCTCTTTATAAGGTTTACGAGGATTACGATGCAGAATTGGTGGAGATAAATCCACTCATCAGAACTACCGACAAAAAATTTATAGCCCTTGATGCAAAGGTATCTTTTGATAATAATGCACTTTTTAGACAGCCGGAAGCTCAGGCTATGAGGGATCTCACCGAAGAAGAGCCCACTGAGATAGAAGCATCAAACTACAATTTGAGCTATGTAAAATTGGATGGTAATGTGGGTTGTATGGTGAATGGTGCAGGTCTTGCTATGGCTACTATGGATATTATCAAACATGAGGGTGGTAATCCTGCAAATTTCCTTGATGTTGGTGGTGGTGCTACAGCAGAAACGGTCGCTAAGGGGTTTGAAATAATACTGAGGGATCCAAACGTTAAATCTATATTTGTAAATATATTTGGTGGAATTGTTAGATGTGAAAGGGTCGCAAATGGTATTGTGGAAGCTGCAAAGGTTACTGAAGTAAGGGTTCCTGTTGTGGTAAGGCTTGATGGGACAAATGCTGAAGAAGCAGCTGAGATTCTAAAAAATTGTGGGATTAAGAATATAATCCCCGCAAAAGATATGAAAGATGGTGCTGTGAAAGCTGTAAAAGCAGCTAAGGGGGAATTGATATGAGTATACTTGTGAATAAATACACTAAAGTAATTGTACAGGGATTTACAGGTAAAGAGGGATCTTTTCATGCTCAGCAGTGTATGGAGTATGGTACAAATATTGTTGGTGGTGTTACTCCAGGTAAAGGTGGTACCGATCATCTTGGTAAGCCGGTGTTTAATACAGTGGAGGAAGCTGTTAAATCCACAGGGGCTGAAGTGAGCATTATATTTGTTCCACCTGCATTTTTGGGTGATGCAATAATGGAGGCTGCTGACGCCGGGATAAAGCTTGCAGTTGCAATTACAGAGGGGGCTCCTGTAAGAGACATTATGGTGGCCAAGGCTTATGCCAACAAAAAAGGGATGATGATGATTGGACCAAACTGTCCGGGTATTATCACTGCTGAAGAATGTAAGATCGGTATTATGCCGGGGTTTATATTCAAAAAGGGTAACGTGGGACTGATTTCCAAATCTGGAACTCTTACTTATGAGGCAAGCAATCAGATAGTAAAGGCGGGATATGGTATTACCACTGCGGTTGGTATTGGAGGCGATCCTATCATAGGTCTTAGCTATAAAGAGCTTCTGCCTATGTTTGAAGCGGATCCTGAGACCAAAGCAATCGTTATGATTGGTGAGATTGGCGGTACTCTGGAGATAGAGGCTGCAGAGCTTATCAAGGAGAAGATAACAAAACCTGTTGTTGCGTTTATCGCAGGACAGACAGCTCCAAAAGGTAAAAGAATGGGACACGCTGGAGCAATTATTGCAGGTGGTAAAGGTACAGCTAAGGAGAAGATGGATGCATTAACTGCTGCGGGTGCCCATGTGGTTGTAAGTCCTGCGGATATTGGAACTACAGTTGCTAAAGTGCTTGGTAAATAGATATTTTTAATAATAAATAAGGGGGGTATCCCCCCTTATTTGTAGATGTAAGAATGTACCTCTATTCGTAAGGGACGTTTTCTTCAAAATTGCTCAAATAATTTTCAATAATCTCTTGTTCATGTTTTCCAATCTTAATAAATTTCATTGCAGCATAAAAAAAGTTATTATTGTTATTCAGAGAGAAATTTTCTTTGTCTGCTTCAATTCTCCATACGATTGCTTTAGCAAATATGACATCTTTATCATGATTTTTAAAAGCACTGATTGGTTCTAAAGGGATTTCTATTTTTACCAAAAAAATTTGATAAATTGAGATATCCTCATTTGTTCTGACTAATATCCCACCTAAACTTATGTTTATAAGATCCACATTTTTAAAGGAACCGTCTTTTTCATCTTTCAATAAAACCCTTATAGGGATACCTGAATATCGTTTGTATTTCCTTCTTTCAATAATATAAACCTCCTGTTTGGTAAATATAATTATAACACAAAAAATAAAAAAATAAAGTAAAAAGCCAGAGCAAATTGCTCTGGCCAATAGGGGTTGAAACTTTATTGATGGGGAGGATGCGATAAATAATATACATTATTAATTAAAAATGTCAATACCCGTAAACAAAAAAATTAATTTTTACTCTCAACTATTTTTACTACGGTTTTTGCAATATCAAGAAATGCTTTAGTAACCTCCGATTGTGGCTTCTGGAAAACATAAGGTTTCCCCATATCACCGTTTACAACAACATCTGGATCAAGAGGTATCTTACCCAAAAATGGTACACCTAACTCTCTGGCAGCTTTTTCCCCACCCCCAGTTTTAAATATATCTATCCTTTCTCCACATTTAGGGCATACAAAACCACTCATATTTTCTACTATACCAAATACTGGAATATTCATCTTTTTGCTGAAATTTACTGACTTTCTGGAGTCCAGAAGAGCCACTTCTTGGGGTGTGGTAACTATTATACTTCCATCCACATCTTTTAATATATGAGATACAGATAGTGGCTCATCACCAGTACCAGGCGGTAGATCGAATAGAAGAAAATCGAGGGATCCCCAATCAACATCTGTCAAAAACTGCTGGATTACGCTATGTTTTAGAGGTGCTCTCCAGATTACAGCATCGTCGTCATCCCGAAGAAGAACACCGATCGACATTACATAAAGATTTGGTAATGGTTCAAAAGGTATTATTCCATTTACACCAGATCTTGCACCTTTTTCAGTAATACCCAGCATTTTAGGGATATTTGGGCCGTGGATATCTGCATCTATAATACCAACTTTATACCCCAGTTGAACAAGGGCTGATGCTAAATTTACAGTTACTGTCGATTTACCAACGCCACCTTTACCGCTCATCACCATAAGGCGGTATTTGATATCCTTTAATCTGTTTTGCAACATCTCTTCGGTATGTTTTTCCTGCTGTGATGTATCACATGAAGAACTTGAAGAGCAACTACTACAGCTTGTATTGGTATTGCAACTTGACATAAAACCTCCATATTTCTGAGACAATTTGCATTTTAGATTTTTAGTAGCAATAGTCTCGATATTTTCAATTTACAATGCTATAATATATATAAAAAAATTTTTTTTTCCAGAATTTTATGGTATAATTAAGATATGGAAAAGCACTACTTAGGACATAGGAAAAGATTAAAAGAAAGATTTAAAGGCTCTCCAGAATCTATTCCGGATTATGAACTTATCGAGTTATTAATAGGTTATGTTATTAAAGGAAGGGATGTAAAAAAAGAGAGTAAAGAGCTTGTAAAATTTATAGAAGGTAATTTTAATAATATCTTTTTTAAAGATATAAAAAATGTAGATGGGATCGGAGAAGAGGTTGATCTGCTCTTTAAGATAATAAAAGAATTTTTGAGGAGATTATCCCTCCATAACCATAGTTTCAATAAGGATATCATTAAAAGTCCAAGAGATGTTTATGATTACATCAAAAACAGTATCGGTTATCAGGATAAGGAGTCTTTTATGGTTATCCTTCTTAATAGTGCAGGGAATGTAATCGACTGGGAGGTTCTGTTTAACGGCACTGTAAATTGTTCGCAGGTGCATGTGAGGGAGGTGGCGGAGTATGCCCTTAAAAATAAGGCTGTTGGTGTTATCGTTGCCCACAATCATCCATCCGGAAAGTTGGAGCCTTCAAAGGATGATAGGGAGATTACGATCAAAATAAAAAAGGCGTTGGATCTTTTTGATATCAACCTTTTGGATCATGTCCTGGTGACACCTTATGGATACCTTTCTTTTAAAGAAAGAGAGATTTTTTAGGAGGGATTATGAAAAAAGTGTTTTTAACCGGTGCCACAGGTTTTGTTGGGACTGAAATTACAAGAAAACTGATTGAAAAAGGGTATATAGTGAAAGTTTTGGTAAGAGATGAAAAGAGATTAAAGGTTAAGTCTGAAAAAATCGAAATTGCCAAAGGGGATATTTTAGATGCAGAATCAGTTTTAAAAGGTATTTCTGGATGTGATGTGGTCATAAACCTTGTGGGGATCATAAGGGAGTTTCCTGAAAGGGGTATAACATTTGAAAATATGCATTTTGTTGCCACTAAAAATGTTGTGGATGCTGCAAATAGGAGTGGGATATCACGTTTTATTCAGATGTCTGCAAATGGTACGAGAAAGGATGCCGTATCAAATTATCACAAAACAAAATACAGAGCAGAGGAGTATCTGAAAAACTCTAATCTAATATATACGATTTTTAGACCATCATTAATCTATGGAGAAAATGATAGTTTTATTAATATGTTGAATAATTTTATGAAAAAAACACCTGTTTTCTCCTATTTTGGTGATGGTGGATATCTTATGCAGCCGGTAAGCGTGACAGAAGTGGCCGATATATTTGTAAACTCTATAGATTTAGAAAAAACGTATAATAGGACGTTTCCCATTTGTGGTGGGGAGGTATTAACCTACAAGCAGCTTCTGAAAACTATTATGGATGTGACTGGAAGAAAAAGGTTACTTTTGCCTGTGCCGGAGCTATTTATAAAAATAGGGATAGGTTTGTTTGGGAACTTCAACTGGTTTCCTATCACAAAAGATCAATTCATAATGCTCAAAGAGGGTAATGTATGTGACAACGATGAAATTTTCAATATTACGGGGGTTAAAAAAGAGGATTTTAAAGAATATTTAAAGAGATATTTAAGATAACCTAAAGCAACTCTTTAGATTCACTCTTTTAGTTTTATCGTGTTTCGATTTCTACCATCTTTTTTACTTTGATAAAGTGCTTCGTCTGCGTATTTTATCATTTCTAAGATATCTGCAAATTTATCTGAATAGTGGGTTAAACCGGCACTGAAAGTTACTCTAAAGCAGGAGTTTTCATATGTGAATACTTTTTCAGTGAATGACTGCCTGATTGCATCTACCTTTTTAATAGCTTTTTCTACATCCTGTTTATCGAAGATTATTGCAAATTCTTCGCCTCCATATCTTGAAGGGATATCTGTTTTTACATCTAAAATTTCGACTATAGTCATTGCAAAGGCTTTTAATACTTCATCACCTTTAAGGTGCCCATATCTGTCATTAACATGTTTGAAATAGTCAAGATCTAATATAGCTATAGTGAATATCTCATGGTTTAGTTTTGCATGTTCAAATTTTTTCAAAAGTGTATCTCTAAAGTAGGAATGATTAAAGAGCTTTGTCATCCCATCTCTTATGGCTATATCTTCCATCTTCTCCTTCTGTTCAAGGACATCAGTTGTTGCGAATGCAAGATCAAAAATCTTTTCCTCCAGCTCTCCTATCTGGTGTAACAATTCATATACTTTATACCCGTAATTAATGAACCCTTTTATGTTTATTTTCAGTAGATCTTTATTTTTATTCCCATTTATTGCTATAAAGAACCTGTTGTCATTGCTTAATTTGTAAAAAAGATCAACTAAAGTTTCTTCAGTGATAATCATAACAAAGTTTTTTTGCACAAGATAGTTTAAATCTACCGCTTCAAGATCGGCTTCTTTTTTTATGTGGATTATAAAAAAAGCGTTGTTACTGTCCAGATGTTCATTGACTTTACAGTAGGATAATGAATGGCATATATTATTCAGAAGATCAAGTAGCTGTTCGTCAATTATATTGTGGTAAACTACAAACTCATTCACCTACATCCTCGGGTCTTAACTGTGGAAACAGAATTACTTCCCTGATAGATTTAGTGTCTGTGAGAAGCATCACAAGTCTGTCTACCCCTAATCCTTCTCCGGCCGTAGGTGGTAATCCATATTCAAGAGCCCTTATGTAGTCTTTGTCCATCATGTGAGCCTCTTCGTCGCCAGCTTCCTTTGCTTTTACCTGCTTTTCAAAACGTTCATATTGATCAATAGGATCATTTAGCTCGTTAAAACCGTTTGCCACTTCCATTCCAGCAATGAAAAGCTCAAACCTCTCTGTTATCTCTGGGTTATCCTTTTTAGATTTTGAAAGAGGTGAAACCTCTTTTGGATAATCTATGATAAATGTCGGTTGAATCAGTTTATCTTCCACCAATGTTTCAAAGATTGTAAGGACAATTTTCCCTCTACCCCATCCATCTTCCACTTTTATGTTTAATTCTTTTGCTTTGTTGAGGGCAAATTCATAAGAGGAAAGCTCTGGCTCAGGGATCCTTGCATACTTCTCAATTGCCTGCTCCAGCGTCAGTTTTTCCCAGGGTGGTGTGAGATTTATCTCATAGTCCCCAAAGGTGATAATGGGTGTACCATTGATTTTCAGTGCAATTTCATATATTAATTCTTCAGTCATTTTCATCAGGTCAAAATAATCTGCGTACGCCTGATACCACTCTATCATCGTAAATTCCGGATTATGTTTTGTGGAGATACCTTCATTTCTGAAATTTCTGTTTATTTCAAATACCCTTTCAAAACCGCCCACCACCAATCTTTTTAGGTATAACTCCGGAGCGATCCTAAGGTATAATTTCATATCAAGGGTATTGTGATGCGTTATGAATGGCTTAGCTGTTGCTCCTCCGGCAATCGGGTGCATCATGGGTGTTTCCACTTCGAGGAAATCCTTGTTGTAGAAGAAATCTCTGATATGTTTTATAATCAGACTTCTCTTTTTAAATACCTCTTTTACTTCTGGATTAACGATCAGATCCACATATCTTTGTCTCTGTCTTATTTCTATATCTTTTAGTCCATGCCATTTTTCGGGGAGATCCCTCAACGCTTTTGTGAGGATCTTAAACGTTTCAGCATATATAGTGAGCTCACCTGTTTTTGTCTTGAATAGAAAACCTGATATACCTATAAAATCGCCAACATCAGTATTATCAAAAGATATCTTTTCCACATCGGTTAGATCATCTCTTTTTATATATATCTGGATAGAACCTGTCCTATCCTTTATTGTGGCAAAGGTGGCTTTTCCGAAGTGCCTCATTGACAGTATTCTTCCCGCCACAGTTACTTTATATTTATTGTCAAGTAGACTTTTTTCATCGGCATCAAAAAATCTATTCTTCAAAGGCTCTATATCCGTCGTTACTTTGTAGCTATTTACATATGTCTGTATATTATTTTCTTTGAGTTTATTAAGTTTTTCAAACCTGTGATTTTCCATTAATACCCCTTGAAATTTATTGTAATAGTATATATATGATAGTTTATAAATCAATTTTTATAAAAATACAATATTTTTATGGGTGTTTTATGCTGGTGGCTATAATTTCTGATACTCATGACAACTTAGAAAAATTAACAAAGGCTATAGATATGATAAATAGCCAAAATGTTGATTATTGTTTCCATCTGGGGGATATATGTTCCCCTTTTGCGGCAAAACTGTTAAATACGTTGAAAATGCCTTATGCTGGAGTTTTTGGGAACAATGATGGTGAATGGATTGGGATAAAAAGGATTACAAATAACCGCTTTTTCAAACCACCTCATTATATGAAAGTGTCCGAATACTCCTTTGTATTGCTCCACGAGGGTGATATAGCAGAATATATAGATAAGAGTATAGATTTTGTATTTTTTGGACATACCCATGAGCCTTACGTAAAAACAAAAGATAATCAACTCATTGTAAACCCTGGTACATTATCCGGATATGTATCTGGTAAGGCCACATTTGCTTTGATTGATACTGAAACTAAACAGTGTAAGATTGTTGAGATTTAATTTGGATTTTTGAAATTTAGGTTGATAGTTTAAAAAAAATCTGTTATTAGCTAAAAGTTTATGAAACCGGAGGTTTAAAGAATGATTTTTGATAGATTATTAAATATGTTTTCTAACGATCTTGCAGTGGA is part of the Calditerrivibrio nitroreducens DSM 19672 genome and harbors:
- a CDS encoding acyl-CoA dehydrogenase family protein; amino-acid sequence: MLKGAEFLIKAEEADAVFTPEDFSDEQKQMAETTEKFVTEKAIPFIDEIDAGNYDKVVQLMKEAGELGLLMIDGPEEYGGLNLDKATSMLVAEKVAPGGSFSVAYAAHTGIGTLPLVYYGTKEQKEKYLEKLLTGEWLGAYCLTEPGSGSDALGAKTSAVLSDDGKYYILNGTKQWITNAGFADIFTVFAKVDKQHFTAFLIERNTPGLSFGAEEKKMGIKGSSTRQVILDNVKVPVENVLGEVGKGHKIAFNVLNVGRFKLAAAVTGAAKYALAEGIKYANVRKQFDRLISSFGAIQEKISDMTAYTYASESLIYRLAGLLDNALNKIDPSLPNYYEIYQKEIEEYAIECSISKVFCSDVLALVVDETLQIFGGYGFSQEYPAERFYRDERINRIFEGTNEINRLLIPGMMLRRAMKGEIPLTQEAMKAVNQLMTPSFDEIDESTPYAKEKYTLNNLKTIYLILAGSAVQKYMNNINEQQEVLLSLADIAINIFAFESAVLRSEKYLSKNKNRKAELMEAATKVFGFEAVEAISKAARKVAFFIEEGDNLNILLSGIRRFTKYDATGLLKFKKELAKEAIEKEKYIF
- the sucC gene encoding ADP-forming succinate--CoA ligase subunit beta, with amino-acid sequence MNIHEHQAKEIFRKYGVPTPKGYVAFKAENAVKIAQQLGGEKEVWVIKAQIHAGGRGKAGGVKIARSTEEVGLIAKSLLGKTLVTHQTGPEGKVVRRIYIEEGLDIEKEFYLSILLDRAKEMPVIIASSEGGMEIEEVAAKSPEKIVRIHLDPLIGFQPFHARKLAFALNLPREEVNRFVNFVQALYKVYEDYDAELVEINPLIRTTDKKFIALDAKVSFDNNALFRQPEAQAMRDLTEEEPTEIEASNYNLSYVKLDGNVGCMVNGAGLAMATMDIIKHEGGNPANFLDVGGGATAETVAKGFEIILRDPNVKSIFVNIFGGIVRCERVANGIVEAAKVTEVRVPVVVRLDGTNAEEAAEILKNCGIKNIIPAKDMKDGAVKAVKAAKGELI
- the sucD gene encoding succinate--CoA ligase subunit alpha produces the protein MSILVNKYTKVIVQGFTGKEGSFHAQQCMEYGTNIVGGVTPGKGGTDHLGKPVFNTVEEAVKSTGAEVSIIFVPPAFLGDAIMEAADAGIKLAVAITEGAPVRDIMVAKAYANKKGMMMIGPNCPGIITAEECKIGIMPGFIFKKGNVGLISKSGTLTYEASNQIVKAGYGITTAVGIGGDPIIGLSYKELLPMFEADPETKAIVMIGEIGGTLEIEAAELIKEKITKPVVAFIAGQTAPKGKRMGHAGAIIAGGKGTAKEKMDALTAAGAHVVVSPADIGTTVAKVLGK
- a CDS encoding PilZ domain-containing protein; its protein translation is MARAICSGFLLYFFIFCVIIIFTKQEVYIIERRKYKRYSGIPIRVLLKDEKDGSFKNVDLINISLGGILVRTNEDISIYQIFLVKIEIPLEPISAFKNHDKDVIFAKAIVWRIEADKENFSLNNNNNFFYAAMKFIKIGKHEQEIIENYLSNFEENVPYE
- a CDS encoding Mrp/NBP35 family ATP-binding protein, which produces MSSCNTNTSCSSCSSSSSCDTSQQEKHTEEMLQNRLKDIKYRLMVMSGKGGVGKSTVTVNLASALVQLGYKVGIIDADIHGPNIPKMLGITEKGARSGVNGIIPFEPLPNLYVMSIGVLLRDDDDAVIWRAPLKHSVIQQFLTDVDWGSLDFLLFDLPPGTGDEPLSVSHILKDVDGSIIVTTPQEVALLDSRKSVNFSKKMNIPVFGIVENMSGFVCPKCGERIDIFKTGGGEKAARELGVPFLGKIPLDPDVVVNGDMGKPYVFQKPQSEVTKAFLDIAKTVVKIVESKN
- a CDS encoding JAB domain-containing protein — protein: MEKHYLGHRKRLKERFKGSPESIPDYELIELLIGYVIKGRDVKKESKELVKFIEGNFNNIFFKDIKNVDGIGEEVDLLFKIIKEFLRRLSLHNHSFNKDIIKSPRDVYDYIKNSIGYQDKESFMVILLNSAGNVIDWEVLFNGTVNCSQVHVREVAEYALKNKAVGVIVAHNHPSGKLEPSKDDREITIKIKKALDLFDINLLDHVLVTPYGYLSFKEREIF
- a CDS encoding complex I NDUFA9 subunit family protein — protein: MKKVFLTGATGFVGTEITRKLIEKGYIVKVLVRDEKRLKVKSEKIEIAKGDILDAESVLKGISGCDVVINLVGIIREFPERGITFENMHFVATKNVVDAANRSGISRFIQMSANGTRKDAVSNYHKTKYRAEEYLKNSNLIYTIFRPSLIYGENDSFINMLNNFMKKTPVFSYFGDGGYLMQPVSVTEVADIFVNSIDLEKTYNRTFPICGGEVLTYKQLLKTIMDVTGRKRLLLPVPELFIKIGIGLFGNFNWFPITKDQFIMLKEGNVCDNDEIFNITGVKKEDFKEYLKRYLR
- a CDS encoding GGDEF domain-containing protein, whose product is MNEFVVYHNIIDEQLLDLLNNICHSLSYCKVNEHLDSNNAFFIIHIKKEADLEAVDLNYLVQKNFVMIITEETLVDLFYKLSNDNRFFIAINGNKNKDLLKINIKGFINYGYKVYELLHQIGELEEKIFDLAFATTDVLEQKEKMEDIAIRDGMTKLFNHSYFRDTLLKKFEHAKLNHEIFTIAILDLDYFKHVNDRYGHLKGDEVLKAFAMTIVEILDVKTDIPSRYGGEEFAIIFDKQDVEKAIKKVDAIRQSFTEKVFTYENSCFRVTFSAGLTHYSDKFADILEMIKYADEALYQSKKDGRNRNTIKLKE
- the lysS gene encoding lysine--tRNA ligase — encoded protein: MENHRFEKLNKLKENNIQTYVNSYKVTTDIEPLKNRFFDADEKSLLDNKYKVTVAGRILSMRHFGKATFATIKDRTGSIQIYIKRDDLTDVEKISFDNTDVGDFIGISGFLFKTKTGELTIYAETFKILTKALRDLPEKWHGLKDIEIRQRQRYVDLIVNPEVKEVFKKRSLIIKHIRDFFYNKDFLEVETPMMHPIAGGATAKPFITHHNTLDMKLYLRIAPELYLKRLVVGGFERVFEINRNFRNEGISTKHNPEFTMIEWYQAYADYFDLMKMTEELIYEIALKINGTPIITFGDYEINLTPPWEKLTLEQAIEKYARIPEPELSSYEFALNKAKELNIKVEDGWGRGKIVLTIFETLVEDKLIQPTFIIDYPKEVSPLSKSKKDNPEITERFELFIAGMEVANGFNELNDPIDQYERFEKQVKAKEAGDEEAHMMDKDYIRALEYGLPPTAGEGLGVDRLVMLLTDTKSIREVILFPQLRPEDVGE
- a CDS encoding metallophosphoesterase, translated to MIVYKSIFIKIQYFYGCFMLVAIISDTHDNLEKLTKAIDMINSQNVDYCFHLGDICSPFAAKLLNTLKMPYAGVFGNNDGEWIGIKRITNNRFFKPPHYMKVSEYSFVLLHEGDIAEYIDKSIDFVFFGHTHEPYVKTKDNQLIVNPGTLSGYVSGKATFALIDTETKQCKIVEI